A single Venturia canescens isolate UGA chromosome 1, ASM1945775v1, whole genome shotgun sequence DNA region contains:
- the LOC122419086 gene encoding uncharacterized protein, with protein sequence MHQMQKRYLLEEYGRGIANGFELYIKYSLRRVCSTMTQVHTGKMHGTGENKNRADVNTKAVLGAVHSGIGETALNKLLACLNVPPISANLYKRYEREIGPAIEAAAKDSCRKAAEEEKQLVIANVDKLCQEM encoded by the exons ATGCATCAAATGCAAAAAAGATATCTTCTTGAGGAATACGGTAGAGGAATCGCGAATGGGTTTGAACTGTATATTAAATATTCCCTGCGAAGAGTGTGTTCAACGATGACACAAGTGCACACTGGAAAAATGCATGGCacaggagaaaataaaaatcgagccgACGTCAATACGAAAGCTGTGTTGG gtGCTGTTCACTCCGGCATTGGGGAAACCGCTTTGAACAAGCTATTGGCCTGTTTGAATGTTCCTCCGATATCAGCAAACCTGTACAAGAGATATGAACGGGAAATCGGGCCAGCTATAGAAGCTGCTGCAAAGGActcatgtcggaaagctgcggaggaagaaaaacaattaGTGATAGCTAATGTCGACAAGTTATGTCAGGAGATGtaa